The Camelina sativa cultivar DH55 chromosome 14, Cs, whole genome shotgun sequence genome includes a window with the following:
- the LOC104738824 gene encoding uncharacterized protein LOC104738824 translates to MGFGSVYRTLTEIFPQIDARILRAVAIEHPKDADEAAAVVLSDILPSFTSDLSHDLTQSSNMSSASISERQEGASSILGGVVSRCRSFLGASETSSSSSPSSSSSSEITPLVVARNHDSSTLSTDLISNLPSTVGPDVCHRVFESEEVQSLKKARGKEHENYDFSDRCFDVTSNAKHGLHVPEDDTASVVSAIFQENAKLTCEFLEDRGFYMKWNQAENAAPKVVDLTPRDNTTTAQQGSCFEVGSGTGSTNVVDETSNGSLFCENGDTEIGDAFSTSTHVCSVDHLEEIIEDAKSNKKTLLTVMESVTNLMREVELQEKDAENSKEGASRGGLDTLQKVEELKKMLDHAKEANGMHAGEVYGEKSILVTEVKELENRLLNLSEERNKSLAVLDEMRGSLEIRLAAALEMKKTAEQEKKERDDSALKLLAEQEANMEKVVQESKLLQQEAEENSKLREFLMDRGQIVDSLQGEIYVICQDVKLLKERFDNRVSVTKSISSSHTSSCGSSMRSLVLENPSAQWNGVLKTSSYNNFPEVAASFMNNEKDDCRELIEDGWDIFD, encoded by the exons ATGGGTTTCGGTTCTGTTTATCGCACTCTAACTGAAATATTTCCTCAG ATTGATGCACGAATTTTGAGGGCTGTTGCAATAGAACACCCCAAGGATGCTGATGAAGCTGCTGCTGTTGTTCTTTCAGATATTCTTCCTTCATTTACCTCAGATTTGTCCCATGATCTAACTCAATCTTCGAACATGTCGTCTGCAAGTATTTCAGAACGCCAAG AGGGTGCATCTTCTATTCTGGGAGGTGTTGTTTCTAGGTGTCGCTCATTTCTTGGAGCttcagaaacttcttcttcttcttctccttcatcttcttcttcttcagaaattACCCCCCTGGTTGTTGCCCGTAACCATGATAGCAGTACTTTAAGTACTGATTTGATCTCAAATTTGCCATCAACTGTTGGTCCTGATGTTTGCCATAGAGTCTTCGAAAGTGAGGAAGTTCAATCTTTGAAAAAGGCTCGTGGAAAAGAGCACgaaaactatgatttttctgaTAGGTGTTTTGATGTTACGAGCAATGCAAAACATGGCTTGCATGTGCCAGAGGATGACACTGCCTCAGTGGTCTCTGCCATTTTCCAAGAGAATGCTAAATTGACTTGCGAATTTCTGGAAGATCGTGGGTTTTATATGAAATGGAATCAGGCAGAAAATGCTGCACCGAAGGTGGTCGATTTAACTCCTAGAGATAATACGACTACTGCACAGCAGGGTTCATGTTTTGAAGTTGGCTCTGGGACTGGGAGTACTAATGTTGTGGATGAGACTTCAAATGGTTCATTGTTCTGTGAAAATGGTGATACTGAAATAGGTGATGCTTTTAGTACATCAACCCATGTATGCAGCGTTGATCACCTTGAAGAGATTATCGAAGATGCCAAAAGTAATAAG AAAACCTTGCTTACTGTGATGGAATCGGTTACGAATTTGATGAGAGAAGTTGAACTACAAGAGAAGGATGCAGAGAATTCCAAGGAGGGAGCTTCTAGGGGAGGTTTGGATACTCTTCAAAAGGTTGAGGAGCTCAAGAAGATGCTGGATCATGCGAAGGAAGCAAATGGCATG CATGCTGGAGAAGTATATGGAGAGAAGTCAATTTTAGTCACTGAAGTGAAAGAGCTTGAAAACCGGCTGCTCAACTTATCAGAAGAACGAAACAAATCTCTTGCTGTCCTTGATGAG ATGCGAGGAAGTCTTGAAATAAGACTAGCGGCAGCACTGGAAATGAAAAAGACTGctgaacaagaaaagaaagagagagatgattcTGCACTTAAGCTACTTGCTGAACAAGAAGCCAACATGGAGAAAGTAGTCCAAGAATCAAAGCTTCTACAGCAGGAGGCAGAGGAAAACTCCAAA CTTCGAGAGTTTCTTATGGATCGTGGACAGATCGTAGATTCCTTACA AGGAGAAATTTATGTGATATGTCAAGATGTGAAGCTGTTAAAAGAGAGATTTGATAACCGAGTGTCAGTAACCAAATCCATCTCCTCCAGCCACACAAGTTCATGTGGATCATCTATGAGAAGCTTGGTGCTCGAAAATCCTTCTGCGCAATGGAATGGAGTGCTTAAAACCTCAAGCTACAACAATTTCCCAGAAGTAGCAGCTTCCTTCATGAACAACGAGAAAGATGATTGTAGAGAGCTTATTGAAGATGGTTGGGACATCTTTGATTAG
- the LOC104738827 gene encoding isoamylase 2, chloroplastic-like yields the protein MAAAWSPSVGFCLNNGITRTWKFPSARSFTGKNKIKIGSDTLIVSRKRFLGDLSTDALQSYQLSKVFASKTTIELKDQVSTRGAQVYDLKKVTSYLFRTKSGALVKVKVEKKREKYSIMVYVSSLELSGDGKSRLVMVWGVYRSDSSCFLPLDFEKSSQDSQTHTTETPFVKSSLSELMLGLEFDGKESPFYLSFYLKLVSGTDPDCQELLTHRDTDFCVPVGFTAGHPLPLGLSSGPDDETWNFAFFSRHSTNVVLCLYDDTTTDKPALELDLDPYVNRTGDVWHASVDNTWDFVRYGYRCKEMTQSEEDVDVEAEPIVLDPYATVIDKSFSQKFLASLFKNPSFDWGEDVSPNIPLEKLIVYRLNVKGFTQHKSSKLPSNVAGTFSGVAEKVHHLKSLGINAVLLEPIFSFSEPKGPYFPIHFFSPMDMYGPSSGFESAVNSMKEMVKKLHSQGTEVLLEVVFTHTADSGALHGIDDSCYYYKGRANDLDSKSYLNCNYPVVQQLILESLRYWVTEFHIDGFCFINASSLLRGVHGEQLSRPPLVEAIAFDPLLAKTKLIADCWDPLEMMSKEVRFPHWKRWAELNTRYCRNVRNFLRGKGVLSDLATRICGSGDIFTDGRGPAFSFNYISRNSGLSLVDLVSFSGPELAYELSWNCGEEGATNKSAVLQRRLKQIRNFLFIQYISLGIPVLNMGDECGISTKGSPLLESRKSFDWNMIASAFGTQITQFISFMTSVRVRRSDVFQRGNFLKPENIAWYANDQTTPNWEDPACKFLALGIKAEAEEEETASLVEPTEPNKNNDLFIGFNASDHPESVILPSLSDGSKWRRLVDTALPFPGFFSVQGETVVAEEQMQQLVVYEMKPYSCTLFETISSTA from the coding sequence ATGGCTGCTGCTTGGTCTCCATCAGTTGGTTTTTGTCTCAATAATGGCATCACTAGAACATGGAAGTTTCCTTCTGCAAGGTCTTTTACTGGTAAGAATAAGATTAAAATTGGATCCGATACACTGATAGTTTCAAGAAAACGTTTCTTGGGGGATTTGAGTACAGATGCGTTGCAAAGTTATCAGTTGAGTAAGGTTTTTGCTTCGAAGACTACTATCGAGCTGAAGGATCAAGTGTCTACTAGAGGAGCTCAGGTCTATGACCTAAAGAAGGTAACATCGTATTTGTTCAGGACGAAATCTGGTGCTCTTGTTAAAGTTAAAgttgaaaagaagagagaaaaatacaGTATCATGGTTTATGTCTCATCTTTGGAACTAAGTGGTGATGGCAAGAGTAGGCTGGTGATGGTTTGGGGTGTATACAGGTCTGATTCTTCGTGTTTTTTGCCTCTGGATTTTGAAAAATCTTCCCAAGACTCACAAACCCACACTACAGAAACTCCATTTGTGAAAAGCTCCTTGTCTGAGTTAATGCTAGGGCTAGAATTTGATGGGAAAGAATCTCCTTTCTATCTATCATTTTATCTCAAGTTAGTGTCAGGGACTGATCCAGACTGTCAAGAATTGCTGACACACAGGGATACTGACTTCTGTGTCCCGGTCGGTTTTACTGCTGGTCATCCGTTGCCGTTAGGCCTTTCTTCTGGTCCAGATGATGAGACTTGGAATTTTGCATTCTTTTCAAGACATTCAACCAACGTGGTTTTATGCTTGTATGATGATACCACAACCGATAAACCTGCCTTAGAGCTTGATCTCGATCCTTATGTCAACCGAACAGGTGATGTTTGGCATGCCTCAGTTGACAATACATGGGATTTTGTGAGATATGGCTACCGTTGCAAGGAGATGACTCAGTCAGAAGAAGATGTCGATGTTGAAGCTGAGCCAATTGTTTTGGATCCATATGCCACAGTCATTGATAAATCTTTCTCTCAGAAGTTTCTTGCAAGTTTATTTAAAAACCCTTCTTTTGATTGGGGAGAAGATGTGTCTCCGAACATTCCACTGGAGAAACTTATTGTTTACCGGTTGAATGTGAAGGGTTTTACACAACACAAATCCAGCAAGTTGCCTAGTAACGTGGCAGGGACTTTTTCTGGTGTAGCTGAAAAAGTTCACCATTTGAAAAGCCTTGGAATCAACGCTGTCCTCTTGGAGCCAATATTTTCATTCTCCGAGCCAAAAGGTCCTTACTTTCCAATTCATTTCTTTTCACCAATGGATATGTATGGACCTTCCAGTGGCTTTGAATCTGCAGTTAATTCAATGAAAGAGATGGTGAAGAAATTGCACAGTCAGGGAACAGAGGTACTTTTGGAAGTAGTTTTTACACACACTGCTGATTCTGGAGCTCTTCACGGAATTGATGACAGTTGTTATTATTACAAGGGAAGAGCCAATGATCTAGATTCGAAAAGTTACTTGAACTGTAACTATCCTGTTGTTCAGCAGTTGATTTTGGAGAGCTTGCGTTATTGGGTAACTGAGTTTCATATAGatggattttgtttcataaatgcTTCGTCTCTCTTAAGAGGTGTTCATGGTGAACAGCTCTCTCGTCCTCCCTTGGTTGAAGCAATAGCTTTCGATCCACTCCTTGCGAAGACCAAACTAATTGCTGATTGCTGGGATCCACTTGAAATGATGTCAAAAGAAGTACGTTTCCCACATTGGAAACGATGGGCAGAACTCAACACAAGATATTGTCGAAATGTAAGAAACTTTTTGAGAGGAAAAGGCGTTCTAAGTGATTTGGCTACAAGAATTTGTGGTAGTGGTGATATATTTACTGATGGAAGAGGTCCGGCTTTCTCCTTTAACTACATTTCCAGAAACTCAGGACTCTCTCTTGTTGACTTAGTCAGTTTCAGTGGCCCTGAGCTAGCTTATGAGCTGAGTTGGAATTGTGGGGAAGAAGGAGCAACAAATAAATCAGCTGTTCTTCAAAGAAGGCTAAAACAAATCCGCAATTTCTTGTTTATTCAGTACATTTCTCTGGGAATTCCGGTGCTTAACATGGGAGATGAATGTGGTATCTCAACGAAAGGCTCGCCTTTGTTGGAATCACGGAAGTCTTTTGATTGGAACATGATAGCTTCAGCTTTCGGTACACAGATCACACAGTTCATCTCCTTCATGACTTCAGTAAGAGTAAGAAGAAGCGATGTGTTTCAAAGGGGAAACTTTTTGAAACCTGAGAACATTGCTTGGTATGCAAATGACCAAACAACTCCTAACTGGGAAGACCCTGCTTGCAAATTTTTGGCATTGGGGATCAAAGCCgaggcagaggaagaagaaactgcgTCATTAGTTGAGCCAACCGAGCCAAATAAGAACAATGATCTGTTCATTGGATTCAATGCAAGTGATCATCCGGAGAGTGTAATCCTACCTTCACTTTCTGATGGAAGCAAATGGAGGCGACTGGTCGATACAGCTCTTCCATTCCCAGGGTTTTTCTCTGTCCAAGGAGAGACCGTTGTAGCAGAAGAACAGATGCAGCAACTGGTTGTGTATGAGATGAAGCCGTACAGTTGTACCCTTTTTGAAACCATCAGTTCTACTGCTTAG
- the LOC104743132 gene encoding uncharacterized protein LOC104743132, which yields MNKDCCSKCQAKETKKKYSKKNEEESGEKDVKEKQKAAESEKPKTDSSGEKGSQETSDQKDKKKKDILTWQHSSMKKEKVEGKNLSSEKTPVNPPSYTAKSMMHHGCGPNPSHMWPISAAPRGYYPPYPMAPPFAPPGPMLPLCGPYGGVGGPIQSYSMPRARVHISPYPVMAAAAPFAYWQARPYMDTNPMKQYTTYADNYTYADNYGYCFI from the exons ATGAACAAAGATTGCTGCTCAAAGTGTCAGgctaaagaaacaaagaagaagtacTCGAAGAAAAACGAAG AGGAGTCTGGCGAAAAGGATgtgaaagaaaaacagaaagcCGCAGAGAGtgagaaaccaaaaacagaTTCCAGTGGAGAAAAAGGATCACAGGAAACTTCAGATCAGAAggataagaaaaagaaggacATCCTCACATGGCAACACTCAAgtatgaagaaagagaaggttgAAGGTAAAAACTTGTCAAGCGAGAAAACCCCTGTCAACCCGCCAAGTTACACCGCCAAGTCGATGATGCACCATGGTTGTGGACCAAATCCTTCACACATGTGGCCCATATCTGCGGCACCAAGAGGTTATTATCCCCCATATCCGATGGCACCCCCATTTGCACCCCCGGGCCCGATGTTACCACTGTGTGGACCATATGGTGGTGTTGGTGGTCCGATTCAATCATACTCCATGCCTCGTGCCAGGGTCCACATTTCACCATATCCGGTTATGGCTGCAGCTGCTCCTTTCGCCTATTGGCAAGCCAGACCGTATATGGATACTAATCCTATGAAGCAATACACTACTTATGCAGACAATTATACTTATGCAGACAATTACGGCTATTGCTTTATCTAA
- the LOC104738826 gene encoding sm-like protein LSM2: protein MLFFSYFKDLVGQEVTVELKNDLAIRGTLHSVDQYLNIKLENTKVVDQDKYPHMLSVRNCFIRGSVVRYVQLPKDGVDVDLLHDAARREARGG from the exons ATG TTGTTCTTTTCTTACTTCAAGGATTTGGTTGGACAAGAAGTGACGGTTGAGCTCAAGAACGATTTAGCTATCAGAGGAACTCTTCACTCAGTTGATCAGTATCTGAACATCAAGCTCGAGAATACTAAGGTTGTTGACCAGGACAAGTACCCACACATG CTTTCAGTGAGAAACTGTTTCATCAGAGGATCCGTGGTAAGGTACGTGCAGTTACCTAAAGATGGAGTCGATGTTGATTTACTTCACGATGCCGCTAGAAGAGAAGCTAGGGGTGGCTGA
- the LOC104738828 gene encoding uncharacterized protein LOC104738828 isoform X1, whose amino-acid sequence MASQSYPTLGFGLLQELGTNEIIKKSRACVVNLGGRKHDLILETSFNLKPHLLEPLEPFCSLSKSNHVVEFDSTMMKPSLINGHETRPEPLCLSLGITEQCARQKKVTEFLLSISEELKEGGLDLSLLSLMDLEALRSSSQLPNASSSLLYLDGSVLLSSSRAEFNDLVSTAAEFHKIRNNSTRWRKLSRLVPQFQRFDSEVLTDTLQLPAAKLDSVTLAPPENPKKTRLKPSPKKQNPKIRDKETDLYKRNHLHACESLISLMIGDEKHRQTTMLSLKKSRGELLELLTQFSIGIAGTGIAVLFSLVCNVASRRVPFCANKVFESALSLSLVLLSWSVSRLRVAIVDVNKKAIKEEEITNKVERRIKEVYFRTATVIAMVALRFG is encoded by the exons ATGGCTTCTCAGAGCTATCCAACACTTGGGTTTGGTCTTCTTCAAGAGTTAGGAACTAACGAAATCATCAaa AAGAGCCGGGCTTGTGTTGTGAATCTTGGGGGAAGAAAACATGACTTAATACTAGAAACTTCTTTTAACCTTAAACCACATCTCTTGGAGCCATTGGAacctttttgttctttgagcaAGTCTAATCACGTTGTAGAGTTCGATTCAACCATGATGAAGCCTAGCCTCATTAATGGTCATG AGACCAGACCAGAACCTCTCTGTTTAAGCTTGGGAATCACCGAGCAGTGTGCACGACAAAAGAAGGTGACAGAGTTCCTTTTGTCTATATCAGAAGAACTCAAAGAAGGAGGATTGGATTTGTCTCTGCTATCATTGATGGATTTAGAAGCTTTAAGATCAAGTTCTCAGCTGCCAAATGCTTCCTCCTCTCTACTTTACTTGGATGGTAGCGTTCTCTTATCAAGTAGCAGAGCTGAGTTCAATGATTTGGTTTCTACCGCAGCTGAGTTTCATAAGATAAGGAACAACTCTACAAGATGGAGAAAGCTCTCACGGCTTGTCCCGCAGTTTCAGCG ATTCGACAGTGAAGTATTAACAGACACTCTGCAGCTACCCGCGGCTAAGCTTGACTCAGTTACACTAGCTCCTCCAGAGAA TCCGAAGAAAACAAGGCTCAAGCCTtcaccaaagaaacaaaacccgaagataagagataaggaaACAGACCTCTACAAAAGAAACCATCTTCATGCATGTGAGAGCCTTATCTCTCTGATGATAGGCGATGAAAAACATAGACAAACCACAATGCTATCTCTAAAGAAATCACGTGGAGAACTCTTGGAGCTTTTGACTCAGTTTTCAATTGGCATAGCTGGAACCGGTATCGCTGTGCTCTTCTCTCTGGTTTGTAATGTTGCTTCCAGGCGGGTACCCTTTTGCGCAAACAAAGTCTTCGAGAGTGCACTGAGTTTAAGTTTGGTATTGCTCTCGTGGTCGGTGAGTAGACTCAGGGTAGCCATTGTTGATGTCAATAAGAAAGCtattaaggaagaagaaatcaCAAACAAAGTGGAAAGAAGAATCAAGGAAGTTTACTTCAGAACTGCGACAGTTATTGCCATGGTTGCACTTAGGTTTGGTTGA
- the LOC104738828 gene encoding uncharacterized protein LOC104738828 isoform X2 — translation MASQSYPTLGFGLLQELGTNEIIKSRACVVNLGGRKHDLILETSFNLKPHLLEPLEPFCSLSKSNHVVEFDSTMMKPSLINGHETRPEPLCLSLGITEQCARQKKVTEFLLSISEELKEGGLDLSLLSLMDLEALRSSSQLPNASSSLLYLDGSVLLSSSRAEFNDLVSTAAEFHKIRNNSTRWRKLSRLVPQFQRFDSEVLTDTLQLPAAKLDSVTLAPPENPKKTRLKPSPKKQNPKIRDKETDLYKRNHLHACESLISLMIGDEKHRQTTMLSLKKSRGELLELLTQFSIGIAGTGIAVLFSLVCNVASRRVPFCANKVFESALSLSLVLLSWSVSRLRVAIVDVNKKAIKEEEITNKVERRIKEVYFRTATVIAMVALRFG, via the exons ATGGCTTCTCAGAGCTATCCAACACTTGGGTTTGGTCTTCTTCAAGAGTTAGGAACTAACGAAATCATCAaa AGCCGGGCTTGTGTTGTGAATCTTGGGGGAAGAAAACATGACTTAATACTAGAAACTTCTTTTAACCTTAAACCACATCTCTTGGAGCCATTGGAacctttttgttctttgagcaAGTCTAATCACGTTGTAGAGTTCGATTCAACCATGATGAAGCCTAGCCTCATTAATGGTCATG AGACCAGACCAGAACCTCTCTGTTTAAGCTTGGGAATCACCGAGCAGTGTGCACGACAAAAGAAGGTGACAGAGTTCCTTTTGTCTATATCAGAAGAACTCAAAGAAGGAGGATTGGATTTGTCTCTGCTATCATTGATGGATTTAGAAGCTTTAAGATCAAGTTCTCAGCTGCCAAATGCTTCCTCCTCTCTACTTTACTTGGATGGTAGCGTTCTCTTATCAAGTAGCAGAGCTGAGTTCAATGATTTGGTTTCTACCGCAGCTGAGTTTCATAAGATAAGGAACAACTCTACAAGATGGAGAAAGCTCTCACGGCTTGTCCCGCAGTTTCAGCG ATTCGACAGTGAAGTATTAACAGACACTCTGCAGCTACCCGCGGCTAAGCTTGACTCAGTTACACTAGCTCCTCCAGAGAA TCCGAAGAAAACAAGGCTCAAGCCTtcaccaaagaaacaaaacccgaagataagagataaggaaACAGACCTCTACAAAAGAAACCATCTTCATGCATGTGAGAGCCTTATCTCTCTGATGATAGGCGATGAAAAACATAGACAAACCACAATGCTATCTCTAAAGAAATCACGTGGAGAACTCTTGGAGCTTTTGACTCAGTTTTCAATTGGCATAGCTGGAACCGGTATCGCTGTGCTCTTCTCTCTGGTTTGTAATGTTGCTTCCAGGCGGGTACCCTTTTGCGCAAACAAAGTCTTCGAGAGTGCACTGAGTTTAAGTTTGGTATTGCTCTCGTGGTCGGTGAGTAGACTCAGGGTAGCCATTGTTGATGTCAATAAGAAAGCtattaaggaagaagaaatcaCAAACAAAGTGGAAAGAAGAATCAAGGAAGTTTACTTCAGAACTGCGACAGTTATTGCCATGGTTGCACTTAGGTTTGGTTGA
- the LOC104738829 gene encoding elongation factor Tu, mitochondrial, with amino-acid sequence MASVALRNPSSRRLIPFSSQIYQRCGGSIPSISHFAGGDDHCCPSYVTSWWRSMATFTRTKPHVNVGTIGHVDHGKTTLTAAITKVLAEEGNAKAVAFDEIDKAPEEKKRGITIATAHVEYETAKRHYAHVDCPGHADYVKNMITGAAQMDGGILVVSAPDGPMPQTKEHILLARQVGVPSLVCFLNKVDAVDDPELLELVEMELRELLSFYKFPGDDIPIIRGSALSALQGTNEEIGRKAILKLMEAVDEYIPDPVRVLDKPFLMPIEDVFSIQGRGTVATGRIEQGTIKVGEEVEILGLSPGPALKSTVTGVEMFKKILDNGQAGDNVGLLLRGLKREDIQRGMVIAKPGSCKTAKKFEAEIYVLTKDEGGRHTAFFSNYRPQFYLRTADVTGKVELPENVKMVMPGDNVTAVFELILPVPLEPGQRFALREGGRTVGAGVVSKVMN; translated from the exons ATGGCTTCCGTAGCTCTTCGAAACCCTAGCTCGAGACGCCTTATTCCATTTTCTTCTCAGATCTATCAACGATGCGGAGGTTCCATTCCCTCGATCTCACATTTCGCCGGAGGAGATGATCATTGTTGTCCAAGTTACGTGACCTCGTGGTGGAGATCGATGGCTACTTTCACCCGAAC AAAACCTCATGTAAATGTCGGAACAATTGGGCACGTTGATCATGGGAAGACCACTTTGACTGCTGCAATCACAAAG GTGTTGGCTGAAGAGGGTAATGCTAAGGCTGTTGCGTTTGATGAAATTGATAAAGCTcctgaagagaagaagagaggaattaCGATTGCAACG GCTCATGTGGAGTACGAGACTGCTAAGCGTCATTATGCTCATGTGGATTGCCCTGGACACGCAGATTATGTTAAA AATATGATTACTGGAGCTGCGCAAATGGATGGTGGAATTCTCGTGGTTTCAGCACCTGATGGACCAATGCCTCAAACTAAGGAGCATATCCTGCTTGCACGTCAG GTCGGCGTTCCATCACTTGTATGCTTCCTGAATAAAGTTGATGCTGTTGATGACCCAGAGTTGTTGGAGCTTGTAGAAATGGAACTGCGTG AACTTCTCAGCTTCTACAAGTTCCCTGGGGATGATATTCCCATCATTCGAGGATCTGCTCTTTCTGCACTGCAGGGTACAAACGAAGAAATTGGTCGGAAAGCAATATTGAAGCTAATGGAAGCTGTTGATGAATATATACCTGACCCTGTTCGTGTCCTCGATAAACCTTTCCTGATGCCTATTGAAGATGTTTTCTCCATTCAG GGGCGTGGAACTGTTGCAACGGGACGTATTGAACAGGGAACCATTAAAGTAGGTGAAGAAGTTGAGATACTAGGGTTAAGTCCG GGACCTGCACTGAAATCTACAGTAACTGGTGTTGAGATGTTCAAGAAAATTTTGGATAATGGACAG GCTGGTGATAATGTAGGGCTTTTGTTGCGTGGGCTAAAGAGAGAAGACATCCAGCGTGGAATG GTAATTGCTAAGCCTGGTTCTTGCAAGACTGCCAAGAAGTTTGAAGCAGAGATTTATGTGCTCACCAAGGATGAAGGTGGACGTCATACCGCTTTTTTCTCTAACTACAGGCCTCAGTTCTATTTGAGGACTGCTGATGTCACCGGAAAAGTAGAATTGCCTGAAAATGTGAAGATGGTTATGCCCGGTGACAATGTCACTGCAGTTTTCGAGCTAATCCTCCCTGTCCCACTAGAGCCAG GTCAAAGATTTGCTCTAAGGGAAGGAGGTAGAACAGTTGGAGCCGGTGTGGTATCAAAAGTGATGAACTAA
- the LOC104738830 gene encoding BSD domain-containing protein 1-like, with product MNFFKSVFQDDPDPPGTESESDSPKHSEEHEQPEQSNPEDDGVWSFGGLMKTLATRSESVIETYRRDLEEFGTGLKKEIEVAQGSLGTVGHAIDELGNTVLKGTADIIAQGKEAILAAGNESDSSDNNSSQSFGRRDSFSSKPYSRFDAQIRVVQGDLNTYCEEPEDSDDYKKWESGFALDEKAEEMEKLLEDNGDMKGVYKRAVPNTVDHDTFWFRYFYKVHKLKQAEDLRANLVKRAISLEDEEELSWDIDDEEESSEKDVEATKEVSRLKLEGNDGIMGSGDVSETVKDEVTNAGSVSTQDEVTTSADSVARVSTQQDGVTEVSNVALKTDKDYEEKKETNTEEVPEAKPVVAAAAPPASDEAPIQDSVKPKSDEAAPSQEPTKPDVAAASSAAQQPSEEDLGWDEIEDMSSIDGKEVSRSSGSPNRAELRKRLSAAEDDEDLSWDIEDDDEESSSTKA from the coding sequence ATGAATTTCTTCAAATCCGTCTTCCAGGACGACCCAGATCCGCCAGGAACCGAATCGGAATCTGATTCACCGAAACACAGCGAAGAGCATGAACAGCCAGAGCAATCTAACCCTGAAGACGACGGTGTATGGAGTTTCGGTGGTCTGATGAAAACCCTAGCCACCAGATCCGAATCCGTGATTGAGACATACCGACGAGATCTCGAAGAATTTGGTACAGGTTTGAAGAAGGAGATCGAAGTGGCTCAGGGATCGCTTGGCACCGTCGGACATGCGATTGATGAACTTGGGAACACAGTGCTAAAAGGTACGGCTGATATCATCGCTCAAGGTAAGGAAGCGATCTTAGCCGCTGGTAATGAATCTGATTCTTCTGATAACAATAGTAGTCAGAGTTTTGGTCGTCGTGATAGCTTTAGTTCGAAACCGTACAGTCGTTTCGATGCTCAGATTCGTGTTGTTCAAGGTGATCTCAACACTTACTGTGAAGAGCCTGAGGATTCAGATGATTACAAAAAGTGGGAATCTGGGTTTGCTCTCGATGAGAAAGCTGAGGAGATGGAGAAACTGTTGGAGGATAATGGAGATATGAAGGGAGTGTATAAAAGGGCTGTTCCGAATACGGTTGATCATGATACTTTCTGGTTTAGGTATTTCTATAAGGTTCACAAGCTCAAGCAGGCTGAGGATCTTAGGGCTAATCTTGTGAAACGAGCAATCTCTCtggaagatgaggaagaactgAGCTGggatattgatgatgaagaggagaGCAGCGAGAAAGATGTTGAAGCTACCAAGGAAGTTTCAAGATTGAAACTTGAAGGAAATGATGGTATTATGGGTAGTGGAGATGTGAGTGAAACTGTGAAAGATGAAGTGACAAATGCAGGTTCAGTGAGCACCCAAGATGAAGTGACAACAAGTGCAGATTCAGTGGCTAGGGTGAGCACCCAACAAGATGGAGTGACTGAAGTGAGCAATGTTGCTTTGAAGACAGATAAAGATTACGAGGAAAAGAAGGAGACTAATACTGAGGAAGTTCCAGAAGCAAAACcagttgttgctgctgctgctcctcCTGCATCTGATGAGGCTCCAATCCAAGATTCAGTCAAACCAAAATCTGATGAGGCTGCTCCATCCCAAGAACCAACTAAACCAGATGTGGCTGCTGCTTCATCAGCAGCTCAACAACCATCTGAAGAGGATTTGGGATGGGACGAAATCGAGGATATGAGTAGCATTGATGGTAAGGAAGTGAGTCGGTCTAGTGGTAGTCCAAACCGAGCTGAGCTGCGTAAACGTCTGAGTGCagcagaagatgatgaagatttaaGCTGGGAtattgaagatgatgacgaagaatcatcatcaaccaaagCTTAA